The sequence ATACGTGTCATGTGATTAATGAATTCTTTTGTTTCAGAATTTAAGTATTactcaaatattaaatgttttcatgtgaaatacGGTGTTGGGCGTGTTTTTTGCAAAAGTGGGCTGGTTTTGGAACGGATTGGGCGGAAATCGCTCTACCTAATCTGGCAACACTGCTCAAGCTGTCACTGCAGGGGAAGGACGTGGCTCTTACCACGGACGGGTGGACCTCATTATCGACGGCATCATATGTCACAGCCACGGCCCACTGGATCAACGAAGACTGGGAGATCTTAAACAGCGTGCTCCAAACCAAAGAGCTGAAGGTCAGCCACACTGCAGAGAATGTGGGCCAATGTCTTGCAGAGATCCTGTGTGTTTATGGCCTGAAGGAGTCTGTAATTTGTGTCACCACTGACAATGCCACCAATTACATAAACGCGGTTGAAAAACATCTGGAAATGGTTAATATACCATGTGTGGCACACACAATCAACCTGGCTGTACGCGCTGGAACAGCACGTACGATATGGTTTGCAGAGCATCAGCGCAGCAAGCGGCCGTGTCTGCCGTCATCTTTGATAAGAAGCTGTCTCGAATGGAGCTGTCGATGAGCGAATGGTCCATAATGGAGAAGGTGAGCTTCTTAAATAGTAGGCCTACTGCCTATCGTGAATGCAAAGCTGTTGTAATAAGCATACAGTGTGTCCAAACATGTATGGattataatcaatataataacatataatattataataggcctataatattataataattataatcaccTATATTTTATTTAGGCTACTTTTATAGGCCTAGgtctattttatttaccttatatatatatatatatatatattgtgacgCCAATGGcctatgttttatttacttgttcATTGCAGGTGCAAGAGATCCTGAAACCATTCAAAGTGGCGACGGAAGCGCTGTCTACGGATGCCTATCCAACAGCGTCGGCTGTCTTGCCAATCATTCATGTTCTGCTTGCACAGCTCAAGCGAACGCCAAGCGAAGAAGAACCGCCAGCGCTGCTTGAGATGAAGGCAAAAATAG is a genomic window of Anoplopoma fimbria isolate UVic2021 breed Golden Eagle Sablefish unplaced genomic scaffold, Afim_UVic_2022 Un_contig_8037_pilon_pilon, whole genome shotgun sequence containing:
- the LOC129116235 gene encoding E3 SUMO-protein ligase ZBED1-like: MVCRASAQQAAVSAVIFDKKLSRMELSMSEWSIMEKVQEILKPFKVATEALSTDAYPTASAVLPIIHVLLAQLKRTPSEEEPPALLEMKAKIATDLKKRYGEERVARRLLNKASYLDPRFHQLRHLEEDQKRQVHLAVLEEMKANVGGGGMRLPKDHASSNPNLR